The following is a genomic window from Synergistaceae bacterium.
TTTTCTCCCTCCGGCCCGGACAGCCGGGGGGAATTTTTTTGCGCCGTGATATTATTCTGCGTGAGGTGAAAGAATGAAGAACATACGCAACTTTTGCATAATAGCTCACATAGATCACGGAAAATCTACCCTTGCCGACAGACTCCTTGAAGCTACCGGCACAATCTCATCACGCGACATGAAGGCTCAGATTCTCGATTCGCTGGCTCTTGAACGCGAGCGCGGCATAACGATAAAGCTCGTCCCTGTACGGATGGATTACACGGCCTCTGACGGCACAAAATACATCCTCAACCTCATAGACACACCCGGCCACGTAGATTTTGCCTACGAGGTCTCACGTTCACTTGCGGCGTGTGAAGGCGCGCTCCTCGTCGTCGATGCGACTCAGGGTGTCGAAGCACAGACCGTCGCGAATGCCTATCAGGCCGTCGAGCAGGGGCTGGAGATTCTGCCCGTCATCAACAAGACGGATTTACCTTCAGCACGTCCAGACAACGCGAAACAGGAAATCTCTGACGTTGTGGGAATAGATGCTTCTGGTGCAGTCTTGGCCAGCGCGAAAACGGGAGCAGGAGTGCCCGAGATACTTGAACGGATTGTTACGGACATTCCCGCGCCCGAAGGAGACCCGAACGCTCCGCTTCAAGCCCTAATCTTCGACAGTGTTTACGATAACTACAGAGGAGTCATCTGCTACGTCAGAGTCGTGAACGGCACGATAAAGGCCGGGCAGAACATTATGTTCATGTCGAACGGAATAACTTACCCCGTCAACGAAGCAGGAGTCTTCCGTCCCGGTTTTGAGCCAGTTGCTCAGCTTGGACCGGGAGAAGTCGGGTATGTTACGGCGAGCATCAAGACGCTTGCAGAAGCTCAGGTCGGCGACACAATCACTGACGCAAACAACCCCGCATCCTCACCACTGCCCGGCTACAAGAAGGTGAAGAGCGTAGTATTCTGCGGTTTCTACCCCGTTGAACGCGACAACTACCCGCAGTTACGCGACGCACTCGAGAAGCTCTGCCTGAATGACTCCGCTGTAACCTACGAGCCGGAAAGCTCAGAGGCACTCGGCTTCGGGTTCAGGTGCGGATTTCTTGGCCTGCTTCACATGGACGTAGTAAGAGAACGACTGCGCGAAGAATACGGCGTTGAACTTGTTGCTACTGCTCCGAACGTAATCTACGAGGTCGTGAAGGCTTCGGGTGAGGTCATCGAGGCTCACAGGCCTTCGGACTTTCCTGACCCTAGCGAGATTACGGAGATTCGCGAACCGTACATCAAGCTGTCGGTGTTTATGCCGTCGGAGTTCACGGGGCGTGTAATGCAGTTAGTGCAGGACAAGCGCGGTACGTATAAATCAATGGACTACATTACGCCCGAACGCGTGAGGCTTGTTTACGAGATGCCGCTGTCGGAGTTCATCGTTGACTTCCATGACAAGCTGAAATCACAGACAAGGGGCTATGCGTCGCTGGATTATGAGTTAATTGGCCTGAAGCCCAGCGAACTCGTGAGGGTTGATATTCTCGTGAACGGCGAGGCGGCTGATGCGTTCTCGTTCATCTGCCACAAGGATGCAGCGTACAATCGCGGTCATGCTGTCGTAACGAAGCTGAAGGAGTTAATCCCGTCGCAGCTGTTCGAGATACCGATACAGGCATCAATCGGCCGGAGGGTAATTGTGCGCGTGAACGTCAAGGCATTACGTAAGGACGTGCTGGCCAAGTGCTACGGCGGAGACATAACGCGCAAACGCAAACTTCTAGAGAAGCAGAAGGAGGGCAAGAAGCGCATGAAGCAGATCGGCAAGGTCTCAATCCCGCAGGAAGCCTTCCTAGCGTTCATGCAGGTTGATACTGGTGAGAAGTAGCCTGTACGTTCACGTTCCGTTCTGCGAGAGGAAGTGCGGTTACTGCTCATTCTACAGCGTAAGGGCAGGGGCTGGCGATGCTGAGGCGTGGCTTGATGGGATTGCGCGTGATGCCGTGAAGTTCAGGGGCACAGAGGTAACGACTCTCTACATCGGCGGGGGAACTCCGAGCGTATTATCTCTCTCTCACTGGCAGGAACTGATGCGCACGATTCACCACAACTTCAACACCTTACACCTCCTTGAAGCAACAGCAGAGGCTAACCCCAACTCCCTGACAGAAGAGCACATCGCGTTCTTCAGGGACAACGGCATTACGCGGGTAAGTCTCGGAGTACAGAGCCTCAACGACGAGGAGCTTGCGACACTTGGCCGACTTCATGACTCGCGTCAGGCATTGCGGGCTATGGAGATGGTGAGAGATGCGGGGCTGAACCTGTCGTGCGACCTGATTTTTGCCGTGCCCGGGCAGACACTCAGAACGTGGGCAGGTTCTCTCCGTACCGTGATGCAGTATGCCTCCCACATCTCGACGTACCAGCTCACCCTTGAGCCCGATACCCCTATGGGAAAATTGTACGGGAATGAAGAACTCAACAGAGAGGGCTATTTATTCTACAGGTACGCACAATACTTCCTTCCGCGCAAAGGTTTCACGCAGTACGAGATCTCCAGTTTTGCCCCCGAAGGCCAAGAGTGCCGGCACAACATCAGCTACTGGAATCACTCTGACGTTATCGCTCTCGGCCCGTCGGCTTCGGGGTACACTGGCGGCGTGAGGTACACCAACCCCCGCACGCTCAAGGCATGGCTCGCCGGTGAAGAACCGGAACGTGAGGAACTCTCTCCGCGTGAACGTGCAATAGAGCTGGCGATACTCTCACTGCGCACAAAATGGGGCATCAGACGGGAATTATTGTTGCCGGAAGCCGAGAGAATTATTGTCAGGATGCCTTCTGACCTCTTCATCATCACGCCTGAACGCATAGCCCTCACTCCGAAAGGTATGCGGCTCGGTAATGCCATATGGTGTGAATTAATCGGAGTGTGATAGAATATCAATTGTCCGGCTCAGCGCGGCGGAGACCTGTGAATCGTGTCAGGCCCGGAAGGGAGCAGCACTAAGCGGTGTTCTTCGGGTGCCGTTGAATGCCGGACGTTATTTCGTTGAAGCTGCGAACTGTCTCACTCTCCGCAAACTCATTCCCTAGTCTCTGTGAAATTTCCTTGAGGTCATTCCTGAAGCCTTCATCGTTGTAGCGGTCGTAAATTCTGAACAAGTCCGCTGTTAATCCCGAGAAGTCATGTTCTGCATAACGTTCAGAGAAATAGCTTCTGACTGCCTCGTCAAGGTTCGACGGCGTAACAGTGCCGAGATACCCCGAGCACATCGCCACAACCGGCCTCAAGGAATACGCCGCCTCCATCGCACTCGTTGCGGACGCGAAGACGACATTAGCCCTCTCGATGAACGGTCGCGGGGTGTCCTGAGCACCGGCAATCTTCACGCACTTTCTGCCCAGCTTGCTGTTGAGCTTCCGTGCAAGAAGCCGGAACTCCCACAACCTCCAGCCTCCTCCGCCGAGAATCGTTATCGTGAAGCCGGGTATGTGTTCCTGAATCAGCTCTATGTTGTCCAGCATGTGGAAGATGCCCGGTGTCTTGTACCTGCTCAGACGGCCGAAGCACAGAATGCTGAAGTTTTCGCGCGTTGGAAGCTCTGAGGGCGCAAAGAACACATCAAGCGGACGTGTCATCTTCACGATCGGGATGCTCTCTCCGAGTTCGTGGAGCTGTCCGAGTATTCCGGGCTCGAAGGCTGTCCATGCGTCGCTGAACTTCACGAGTGAGGGTATGTCTCTTCCCGGCCTGTCAGTCTTCTCGACGGGGTCAAGGAAGTACGTGATTACAGGTGCGCCGGTAACACGCTTGATTCTCGCTGCGAGGGGGAAGGAACGGCGCGGGTCAGTCATAATCACGTCAGGCCTGAAGAGTTTTGCGCGGAGGTCAAAGTACATGTTCCCGACACCAAGTGAAGGGCACGTTATCACCGTGAAGCCTTCCTGCCTGTAGCGTGCCTGAAAGCCTTTGCCCGACCACCGGCCAAGTACTCCGACGGTGTGCCCTGCGCGCCTGAGTGCCGCTCCGACGTTGAGGATGTAGCTTGTTACGCCGTCAATCGTCAGCGCGTCCGAACAGAATAGTATTCTCACTCCCAAACCCTACCCTTCATCCTGTGGTATGACTCAAAAACTTTGTCCGCAAATCTCGGCGATACTCCCTTCATCAGCTCGTACAGTGCATTCTTGCTCCTGCTGATTAACCGCCTGAACAGTTCCGGCCGTGCAAGTTTGGGCGTGGTATCGTTGAACTCCTCGATTATTCTGCATGTTGTCTCGTAACGGTCAGAAGCCTTCAATGCCCATTCCCTGCACCTGCCTATAGCCTCAAGCCTCGACAAATATACATCACTGTTTATGACTTCATGAATCTTCCTCAGCGAACCTTCAATGTCATCAACATCAATAATCACAATCCCGTTTTTGTCGGGGATTTGCTGAAGTATTGCAGGGTCTCCGCAATAAATCGGCAGTGCCCAGCCCGCCCACGCATCGCAGAGCTTCTCCGTCCAGTAATAGCTGTGCCGCGAGTTCTCTATCACAACGTGGTACTTGTACGGCTCAACAGCATCCAGCTTGTCGTCCACAGGGTTGAACTCTCTCCCGAAACACTCAATCTCTCCCGCAAACTCCCTCTGAAGTTCGCGGAGGAAAGCTAAACGTTTACGGTGATAAGGTGTCTTGTGCTTGAGGGATGTGATGATTGAGAGTCCGCGTGTCTTTTGCGGGGGCTGGAAGTTCAGCGCACGGGGCAGCGTAGAGAGTTCGCCCCTAATTCCTGCCGTCCAGCCTAAGTTAGGGTTGGAGGTTATCACCCTGCCGGAATAGCCGGGAAGCTCGTAGTGGGTTACGACAGTCCCGAACTGTTCAATGTAGTAACGAATCTTCGAGCAGTCGTGAATCTCCTTCGGCTCTCCGATGAACAGTATTCTTCTCTCTCTGGGAATGTCCGTCCAGAAGCATGAATACGGGGTATCATTGACTATGAGCCAGTCAGCGTTACGTTCCAGAGTGAAGAGGTAGTCATTTCCCCTCATGTGCCCGTGTCCGTCCTCGCTGAGCCAGCCGGGAATTTCAGAATCATTGCCGTAAGGAGCATCAAAAATTGTTGTCGTCATGTTATTTTGTCCTCATCCTGTAATACAGCTCAGGGAACTTCAGAATCGCCAGCGATTTGAAGAACACTTCAGGCTTTCCTGACAATACGCGCAGTTCCAGAGCACAATTGAGCACATTCCTGTTTTCGCGCACGATAGAATCATAACCTGCTTTGCTGTCCGTCATCGCACATAGATTAGCCCTGCGTATTACTGTCTGCGGCATTAGCACATGTTCAGCGAGATACCTCACTCGTTCGGTGCGTGAATGTTCCAGAAGATAGGCAGCCGTACGCTCCTGAGCTTCTGTGTTGTGCCTGTAGCTGATGATATTATCACGCGAAGGCTCATGCTCCGTGTACGAGTACAGGCATTGAGGCGTGAAAGCAGCTTTTTGCGCGCAACAGAAAGCCTTTGCCTGAAACTCGACATCCTCGCCAGAAGTGCATCCGTCGTGAAAACGCAGGGAATATCTCCTGAGGAAGTCGGCTTCATAGAGGCAGCACCACAGCGGCGGTGTATGCTCCGGCAGGAAGTTTTCGCCGCCGGAAATTCCATCGCGCCTGCAGCACCTTGCGTGAACGTCAGGCCGTCCGTCCGTGAAGTGCCGCTTGTATCCGCAGAAAGCTACATCGCTCTGAGTACCTGTTATGAGCCTGTGAAGTACAGCAAGCATTTCGGGGTGTGCTGTGTCGTCGGAGTCCATGAACCAGATGTAACTCCCGCGTGAAGCATCAAGCCCTTTGTTGCGCGAGGCGGACACTCCGAGATTTTTGGGATTGGTGAGAATCCTGAAGGGACGACCCGAATTTTCCAGTATTTCCCACGCAGCAATACCCGTGCCGTCATTCGAGGCATCATCTACGAGTATGATTTCTGTCTCACTGCAAGACTGCCTGATGACGCTCAAAAGTGAGTCCCGTATCCGGCCGGACGAATTGAACGCGGGTATTATTACGCTGATTAACGGCGGCAATCGCTGAATCACTCCTTGTGTTTCTGCAGATTATAGCGCACAAAAAAACGTGGCCTTACTCCAAATCGCTGGAAGCCCGGCCAAGTTTTTGAGGGGGGTAAAACTATCAAACGATCGAACAAGAACGAGAAAAATGACAATCGAGAGTCATCTTCATAGCCTTCTGTGGATTGCTTTGTTCATTTGTTCGTTATGCCAAACATTATAACGGGAAAAATTCAGGTGTCAATATACGGGATTAATTTTCTCGGGTATTCAGTAAGTATAACAATGCGGAGCACCGAAAAAATGCTAGAATATCTCACTATCCACAGCAGATAATCTTGATTTCCCCTCCCTGCCGAAAAGTGAGGGGAATTAATTTATTTGTGGCGTGTGCAAACGAGAAAGGAGAGAATAATTTTGTTTGCTCAGGTTATGAATTATCTTCACGGAGGTTCGCCCGCAAGCGTGGGGATAATCACAGTGGCAATAATGCTGCTGTTCGGTTTCGCGCTCACCAGAATCACCAAGCTCCTGAAGCTGCCGAACGTTACCGCCTACATAGTTACGGGAATACTCATCGGCCCTTACTGTCTGAACCTCGTGCCGTCAATCGTCGTCGAGTACACTACCTTTCTGCCCAACGTCGCGCTGGCGTTCATCGCGTTCAGTACGGGACAGTTCTTCCGTGTAAGCGCGCTTCGGGGCAACGGCGCAAAAGTTCTCGTGATTACCGTTCTGGAGGCTCTGGCGGCTTCGGCGTTCGTGTTCATCGCGGCGTTTTTCGTGCTCAGGCTGGATCTGGCGTTCTCGGTCGTTCTTGCGGCTCTCGCGTCGGCAACTGCACCAGCCTCAACAATGATGACAATCCGTCAGACAGGC
Proteins encoded in this region:
- the lepA gene encoding translation elongation factor 4: MKNIRNFCIIAHIDHGKSTLADRLLEATGTISSRDMKAQILDSLALERERGITIKLVPVRMDYTASDGTKYILNLIDTPGHVDFAYEVSRSLAACEGALLVVDATQGVEAQTVANAYQAVEQGLEILPVINKTDLPSARPDNAKQEISDVVGIDASGAVLASAKTGAGVPEILERIVTDIPAPEGDPNAPLQALIFDSVYDNYRGVICYVRVVNGTIKAGQNIMFMSNGITYPVNEAGVFRPGFEPVAQLGPGEVGYVTASIKTLAEAQVGDTITDANNPASSPLPGYKKVKSVVFCGFYPVERDNYPQLRDALEKLCLNDSAVTYEPESSEALGFGFRCGFLGLLHMDVVRERLREEYGVELVATAPNVIYEVVKASGEVIEAHRPSDFPDPSEITEIREPYIKLSVFMPSEFTGRVMQLVQDKRGTYKSMDYITPERVRLVYEMPLSEFIVDFHDKLKSQTRGYASLDYELIGLKPSELVRVDILVNGEAADAFSFICHKDAAYNRGHAVVTKLKELIPSQLFEIPIQASIGRRVIVRVNVKALRKDVLAKCYGGDITRKRKLLEKQKEGKKRMKQIGKVSIPQEAFLAFMQVDTGEK
- the hemW gene encoding radical SAM family heme chaperone HemW, with protein sequence MRSSLYVHVPFCERKCGYCSFYSVRAGAGDAEAWLDGIARDAVKFRGTEVTTLYIGGGTPSVLSLSHWQELMRTIHHNFNTLHLLEATAEANPNSLTEEHIAFFRDNGITRVSLGVQSLNDEELATLGRLHDSRQALRAMEMVRDAGLNLSCDLIFAVPGQTLRTWAGSLRTVMQYASHISTYQLTLEPDTPMGKLYGNEELNREGYLFYRYAQYFLPRKGFTQYEISSFAPEGQECRHNISYWNHSDVIALGPSASGYTGGVRYTNPRTLKAWLAGEEPEREELSPRERAIELAILSLRTKWGIRRELLLPEAERIIVRMPSDLFIITPERIALTPKGMRLGNAIWCELIGV
- a CDS encoding glycosyltransferase family 2 protein, yielding MPPLISVIIPAFNSSGRIRDSLLSVIRQSCSETEIILVDDASNDGTGIAAWEILENSGRPFRILTNPKNLGVSASRNKGLDASRGSYIWFMDSDDTAHPEMLAVLHRLITGTQSDVAFCGYKRHFTDGRPDVHARCCRRDGISGGENFLPEHTPPLWCCLYEADFLRRYSLRFHDGCTSGEDVEFQAKAFCCAQKAAFTPQCLYSYTEHEPSRDNIISYRHNTEAQERTAAYLLEHSRTERVRYLAEHVLMPQTVIRRANLCAMTDSKAGYDSIVRENRNVLNCALELRVLSGKPEVFFKSLAILKFPELYYRMRTK